From a single Aspergillus puulaauensis MK2 DNA, chromosome 2, nearly complete sequence genomic region:
- a CDS encoding uncharacterized protein (COG:S;~EggNog:ENOG410PX69;~TransMembrane:7 (o12-31i43-66o86-105i125-143o178-200i212-236o242-262i)), giving the protein MSAAGMVDAVRGVALAMAILCTLVCYLRLYTRWMVVKTLEIDDYLVILALFLVDGYSALAYTFTYYGLGLHHEDISSDGAVVWLKIYYAALCSTLIVSAIVKLSLTTSVMRIFPQQHHIKLIGRALILFLALFIISGVLALVFQCNPIRAFWDKTRTIEPIPDSGACFSAEKTLAINMYQGVLLFVFDIILLILPIPTIWKLDMPARHRVLVLLLFGLGLVACAAALVRFVIVVYVQNTTDMPFITAPSLICTIVESALGLLTGSLPTLHQSLPVSTSSGSLSRSQTRTGARWAASHPHSATVYELGNNWRRKRGDGILKISEVHTSVHEYRASMLARPESQERIVPGNVGGTGIYGLGGGKWGGVRVDVSSTPRY; this is encoded by the exons ATGAGTGCAGCTGGAATGGTCGATGCTGTTAGGGGAGTTGCACTGGCAATGGCCATTCTGTGCACCCTGGTTTGCTATCTCAGG CTGTACACGCGATGGATGGTCGTAAAGACATTGGAAATAGACGATTACCTAGTAATTCTAGCATTG TTCCTGGTTGATGGCTACTCGGCCCTCGCATACACCTTTACATACTACGGCCTGGGCCTCCACCACGAGGACATCTCCAGTGACGGTGCAGTAGTCTGGTTGAAG ATCTACTATGCCGCCCTCTGCAGCACCCTCATCGTCAGCGCCATTGTCAAACTCAGCTTAACAACCTCAGTAATGCGCATCTTCCCCCAGCAGCATCACATCAAACTCATCGGCCGGGCCCTCATATTATTCCTCGCCCTGTTTATAATATCCGGAGTTCTCGCCCTTGTATTCCAATGCAACCCAATCCGCGCCTTCTGGGACAAGACGCGAACTATCGAACCAATCCCAGACTCCGGCGCCTGTTTTTCAGCAGAAAAGACGCTCGCCATAAACATGTACCAGGGCGTCCTCTTATTCGTGTTTGACATCATCCTCCTAATCCTGCCAATACCGACTATCTGGAAACTGGATATGCCAGCTCGACACCGCGTCCTCGTGCTGCTCCTGTTCGGTTTAGGCCTTGTCGCTTGTGCGGCTGCTCTCGTGCGCTTCGTGATCGTGGTTTATGTCCAGAATACTACTGATATGCCAT TCATAACCGCCCCGTCACTAATATGCACCATCGTCGAATCAGCACTCGGCCTCCTAACCGGCTCGctcccaaccctccaccAATCTCTCCCCGtatccacctccagcggCAGTCTGAGTCGAAGCCAGACTCGTACTGGAGCCCGCTGGGCCGCATCCCATCCACACTCTGCAACGGTGTACGAGCTCGGTAATAACTGGAGACGGAAGCGGGGGGATGGCATTTTGAAGATCTCCGAGGTGCATACTAGTGTTCATGAGTACAGGGCTTCTATGCTTGCGAGGCCGGAGAGTCAGGAGAGGATTGTGCCTGGGAATGTGGGTGGTACTGGGATATATGGGCTGGGAGGGGGGAAGTGGGGAGGGGTTAGGGTTGATGTTAGTTCGACGCCTAGGTACTGA
- a CDS encoding uncharacterized protein (COG:I;~EggNog:ENOG410PMFW;~InterPro:IPR036938,IPR043216,IPR000326;~PFAM:PF01569;~TransMembrane:6 (i21-42o69-92i126-145o197-214i226-245o257-275i);~go_function: GO:0008195 - phosphatidate phosphatase activity [Evidence IEA];~go_process: GO:0006644 - phospholipid metabolic process [Evidence IEA]), with protein MVMDRLPTKLPFSKRRLRPRVIISYIIDYVILVGLVVGFYIVDSLEPYHQRFSLNNISLQYPYADPERISIFAAVACSGGAPLVIIALYTLFVDGLFSHSKPIKTNGKRKFTGPYRFKDRLWEFNCGFLGLVLSQALAFVITQALKTACGKPRPDVIARCQPRPGSADGVPYGLSDYSICTGDPHILKDGFRSWPSGHSSSSFAGLFYLSLWIGGKLHIMDNKGEVWKMFLVMFPCLGATLIAVSRIMDARHHPFDVITGSLLGIVCASISYRQYFPSLSEPWKKGRAHPIRSWGTEPVYPGAYGPTDSTAALRNPEDDRMHEPAPSVVPESAPPPQTYPPLNPYAPSVYSRPAREDTWSSSSEEDVANGFEMRPGYTRAANPALPTYEPAMAYQSQTMPTSSPSPGPGPAQGALYPGMAISPPPGVAITPPPPGTRPHET; from the exons ATGGTGATGGACCGTCTGCCCACCAAACTCCCCTTCTCGAAGCGCCGACTGCGGCCGCGAGTGATCATTTC atatatcatCGACTATGTCATCCTTGT CGGCCTTGTCGTCGGTTTCTACATCGTCGATAGCCTCGAGCCATACCACCAGCGCTTTTCATTAAACAATATCTCCCTTCAGTATCCATACGCCGACCCCGAACGGATATCGATTTTTGCAGCCGTCGCTTGTTCGGGGGGAGCTCCGCTCGTTATAATTGCTCTCTACACACTGTTCGTTGACGGGCTATTCTCGCATAGCAAACCGATTAAAACGAatgggaagaggaagttTACAGGGCCATACCGATTCAAGGATCGGCTGTGGGAGTTCAACTGCGGGTTTCTCGGTCTTGTCTTATCCCAGGCGCTGGCTTTTGTCATTACCCAAGCCCTGAAGACTGCTTGCGGCAAGCCCAGGCCGGATGTCATTGCTCGATGCCAGCCTAGGCCTGGTAGCGCGGACGGGGTGCCCTATGGACTGTCGGATTATAGTATATGCACTGGGGATCCTCATATCCTGAAAGATGGCTTCCGGTCATGGCCTTCAG GACATAGTAGCT CTTCGTTCGCGGGTCTCTTCTATCTATCACTTTGGATCGGCGGCAAGTTGCATATCATGGACAACAAGGGCGAAGTCTGGAAGATGTTCTTGGTCATGTTTCCCTGCCTCGGCGCGACCCTGATCGCCGTATCTCGAATTATGGACGCGCGACACCACCCGTTCGACGTGATCACCGGATCGCTACTAGGTATAGTCTGCGCCTCCATCTCCTACCGGCAATACTTCCCATCCCTCTCCGAACCTTGGAAGAAGGGCAGAGCCCACCCGATTCGGTCTTGGGGCACCGAGCCAGTATATCCAGGTGCGTACGGTCCGACGGATAGCACCGCCGCGCTTCGGAACCCTGAAGACGATCGGATGCACGAGCCCGCGCCATCTGTGGTCCCGGAATCCGCCCCGCCTCCCCAAACATACCCGCCGCTTAACCCGTACGCTCCAAGTGTATACTCTCGCCCAGCGCGCGAAGACACCTGGTCATCCTCGAGCGAAGAAGATGTCGCGAACGGATTCGAAATGCGGCCGGGCTATACCAGGGCTGCTAACCCGGCTCTTCCCACATATGAGCCTGCGATGGCATATCAATCTCAGACGATGCCAACGAGCAGCCCCAGTCCAGGACCAGGCCCGGCCCAGGGAGCTCTGTATCCGGGGATGGCCATTAGTCCGCCTCCTGGGGTTGCAATAACTCCCCCGCCCCCTGGAACGCGACCGCATGAAACCTAA
- a CDS encoding putative GPI anchored cell wall protein (COG:S;~EggNog:ENOG410PQ3Z;~InterPro:IPR018620;~PFAM:PF09792;~SECRETED:SignalP(1-21)), producing MPIVNMRNFATVAAFAAGAHALVPRDTSCCFHISASGETSGQVGQLGDGQNRIGGDTPQGQFCIDSDGSITDGSGRGCILTPPTTQFQCDLGANPTPGFSVNTNGQLEYNGQTNFVACETGENGGLNIYTSPDSGDVTGCVSVQLNADSCAGSGAGSGSSSAPVQPSSSAPIPSSSVPVISPSPSVPGGGGQGPGSSSVPIASPSPSVPGGGGQGPGEGSATVPGTSPSPSVPGGGGQGPGEGTTTVPGSTATVPIVSTSPSGPGVGGGGGVGPSGTPGTCEGCPATATVYTTVTVGCQPGVPGGGGETPTAPGGGGETPTGPAGGGETPTGPAGGGETPTGPAGGGQTPTGPAGGGQTPTGPAGGGETPTGPAGGGQTPTGPAGGGQTPTGPAGGGETPTGPAGGGQTPTGPAGGGETPTGPAGGGQTPTGPAGGGETPTGPAGGGETPTGPAGGGQTPSGTQPSGSCPTDLSGNYEYPHLIVPVDSSSPDQAAGTSFNGTVSSSVSTIFNFDIPESDAGKTCSLVFLFPKKEDLETSSYSFSGDGKVQFGALTSPATQQTTYNTAPAIGQNYGEFTISPGNSYVISTTECPAGQTVGFEMSNTGSTDLDFFEDYNPSPLGLYITVC from the exons ATGCCTATCGTCAACATGAGGAACTTCGCTACCGTTGCAGCTTTTGCTGCTGGTGCCCACGCACTTGTTCCCCGTGAcaccagctgctgcttccacATCTCAGCATCCGGCGAGACCTCTGGCCAAGTCGGTCAGCTTGGTGATGGACAGAACCGCATCGGCGGCGACACTCCCCAAGGCCAGTTCTGCATCGATTCAGATGGCTCCATCACTGATGGCAGCGGACGTGGCTGCATTTTGACTC CCCCCACAACACAGTTCCAGTGTGACCTGGGCGCGAACCCTACCCCAGGATTCTCTGTCAACACAAACGGCCAGCTCGAGTACAACGGACAAACCAACTTCGTTGCCTGTGAAACTGGTGAAAATGGTGGCCTGAACATCTACACCTCGCCCGACAGCGGAGACGTCACCGGCTGCGTGAGTGTGCAACTGAACGCCGATTCTTGCGCGGGATCGGGTGCCGGTTCCGGTTCTAGCTCTGCCCCGGTCCAGCCCTCATCTTCCGCTCCCATACCTAGCTCTAGTGTCCCAGTGATCTCACCCTCCCCTAGTGTTCCTGGAGGTGGTGGACAAGGCCCAGGCTCAAGCTCCGTCCCCATCGCCTCCCCTTCCCCTAGTGTTCCTGGAGGTGGTGGACAAGGTCCCGGCGAAGGCTCTGCTACCGTCCCCGGCACCTCTCCTTCCCCTAGTGTTCCTGGAGGTGGTGGACAAGGTCCCGGCGAAGGCACTACTACTGTTCCTGGCTCTACTGCTACCGTCCCCATTGTCTCCACCTCGCCTAGCGGTCccggtgttggtggtggtggtggagtAGGCCCTAGCGGCACGCCTGGCACTTGTGAGGGCTGCCCTGCCACAGCAACTGTATACACTACTGTTACAGTTGGCTGCCAACCCGGTGTTcctggtggcggcggcgagacCCCAACCGCccctggcggtggtggtgaaaCCCCTACTGGacctgctggcggtggtgaaaCCCctactggccctgctggcggtggtgaaaCCCCTACTGGACCTGCTGGCGGCGGTCAAACCCCTACTGGACCTGCTGGCGGCGGTCAAACCCctactggccctgctggcggtggtgaaaCCCCTACTGGACCTGCTGGCGGCGGTCAAACCCCTACTGGACCTGCTGGCGGCGGTCAAACCCctactggccctgctggcggtggtgaaaCCCCTACTGGACCTGCTGGCGGCGGTCAAACCCctactggccctgctggcggtggtgaaaCCCCTACTGGacctgctggtggtggtcaaaCCCctactggccctgctggcggtggtgaaaCCCctactggccctgctggcggtggtgaaaCCCCTACTGGacctgctggcggtggtcAGACTCCCTCCGGCACCCAGCCCAGCGGAAGCTGCCCTACCGACCTTTCGGGCAACTACGAGTACCCCCATCTGATCGTCCCGGTTGACTCGTCCTCTCCAGACCAGGCCGCAGGTACCTCTTTCAACGGAACTGTGTCCTCGTCTGTGTCAACCATCTTCAACTTCGACATCCCCGAATCGGATGCTGGAAAGACTTGTagcctcgtcttcctcttccctaAGAAGGAAGACCTCGAGACTTCGTCATACAGCTTCAGCGGAGACGGCAAGGTTCAATTCGGAGCCCTGACCTCGCCGGCCACCCAGCAGACCACCTACAACACGGCTCCGGCTATTGGCCAGAACTACGGTGAATTCACTATCTCCCCCGGCAACTCCTATGTCATCAGCACCACCGAGTGCCCTGCTGGCCAGACTGTCGGCTTCGAGATGTCGAACACTGGAAGCACCGACCTCGACTTCTTCGAGGACTACAACCCTTCGCC ACTTGGTCTGTACATCACCGTCTGCTAG
- a CDS encoding prefoldin-like protein (COG:S;~EggNog:ENOG410PM3B;~InterPro:IPR024325,IPR039553;~PFAM:PF13758) — protein MGVPEDNIEGLERQRLELESNVLQLQQSLYHWREWEAEYEGLKEDIVDLEDDATTNDLLRVSRNSGGRLVTEDEFRVIIGEKQGLKRTKTQVVDLISRRIDYVRDNVASMEKRLRVAENRLRALDTVEQQHPESTADFPMKEIIEELDEDGEIISSKTTTPGNQASDLLDILKKAGVQDIPDTPKPYDSAPGDSSSSEPTLEDHPVKAEEHKQYAQPMTGLEPASSDNNGTSTVQASGGANDPTGPKTEIPVVDIDESPEDTKLRREMLQYGLDEVGAVVAELELDEDADDISVDDGYDSYTFDDEEEEEEEDEHGRTIRPVLDENYHQQMRDLEAKLNARGMWNVGKDTTSLPVDVKDDLEEACKVKIEKTPDSNSEPGPKAKPKKKVAFADDLDIAPAPQPPAPETRKVATRESDVPVLSDSIVERTQPIEKGAADAPVPKKTSRFKTARGMAGAIGDSNPDASSVGGSRTKSSSQRKTAPLAPTPSMPLFPAKPVELKPFSQPISDVTEKSPGSTKNKGKILADTLMERDISEGTAAAPEPDELDEELHRKEIATEFHRMKNKMVKQNGGSLEDEEPEMVPVETQEAPTRISKFRAARMS, from the coding sequence ATGGGGGTTCCGGAAGATAACATCGAAGGCCTCGAACGCCAGCGCCTCGAACTCGAAAGCAACGTCctacagctgcagcagtcTCTTTACCACTGGAGGGAATGGGAAGCGGAGTACGAAGGCCTAAAGGAAGATATTGTCGACTTAGAAGATGATGCTACAACAAACGATCTTTTACGAGTCAGTCGTAATTCTGGCGGGAGGCTCGTCACCGAAGATGAATTTCGGGTGATCATCGGCGAGAAACAAGGGCTCAAGCGGACAAAGACACAAGTCGTGGACCTTATTTCGAGACGAATCGACTACGTGAGGGATAATGTTGCATCAATGGAAAAAAGACTACGAGTTGCTGAAAATCGGCTGCGAGCTTTAGATACTGTCGAACAGCAACACCCTGAGTCAACGGCTGATTTTCCGATGAAAGAGATTATCGAGGAGCTTGACGAAGATGGGGAAATTATCTCAAGCAAAACTACAACACCGGGGAATCAGGCGTCTGATCTTTTGGATATCTTAAAGAAGGCCGGCGTTCAAGACATACCGGACACTCCGAAGCCATATGACTCCGCACCTGGCGACTCGTCATCGTCAGAGCCTACGTTGGAGGATCATCCTGTAAAAGCTGAAGAACATAAGCAGTACGCGCAGCCGATGACCGGACTGGAGCCCGCGTCATCTGATAACAACGGCACCTCGACGGTGCAGGCATCTGGCGGTGCGAATGATCCAACAGGACCCAAGACCGAAATTCCAGTTGTGGATATTGACGAGTCTCCGGAGGATACCAAACTCCGCCGGGAAATGTTGCAATATGGTCTTGACGAAGTCGGCGCGGTTGTCGCCGAGCTTgagttggatgaagatgcagatGACATCTCCGTCGATGATGGGTACGATTCATACACatttgacgatgaagaagaggaagaggaggaggacgaacaCGGACGTACTATCCGACCTGTATTGGACGAAAACTACCACCAGCAGATGCGTGATTTAGAAGCGAAATTGAATGCTCGGGGAATGTGGAACGTCGGAAAAGACACTACTTCACTCCCTGTAGATGTGAAAGACGACCTGGAAGAGGCATGCAAGGTCAAAATTGAGAAAACCCCGGACTCGAACAGTGAACCAGGCCCAAaggcgaagccgaagaagaaggttgccTTTGCGGATGATCTTGATAttgctccagctccccaaccCCCGGCTCCAGAAACAAGGAAGGTTGCAACTCGAGAGAGCGACGTCCCTGTTTTGTCAGACTCCATTGTCGAACGTACGCAGCCTATTGAGAAAGGCGCGGCCGATGCACCCGTTCCAAAGAAGACCTCCCGTTTTAAGACCGCACGCGGTATGGCAGGAGCCATCGGCGATTCAAATCCGGACGCGTCCTCTGTTGGTGGTTCACGCACTAAGTCCTCTTCTCAGCGTAAAACTGCACCGCTCGCACCGACTCCATCAATGCCGTTATTTCCTGCCAAACCTGTGGAGCTAAAGCCTTTCTCCCAACCCATATCAGATGTCACGGAAAAGTCACCGGGttctactaaaaataaaggGAAGATCCTTGCAGATACGCTCATGGAGCGTGACATCTCTGAAGGAACCGCTGCAGCCCCAGAGCCCGATGAGCTAGACGAAGAGCTACACCGCAAGGAGATTGCCACCGAATTCCACAGAATGAAGAACAAAATGGTCAAACAAAACGGCGGCTCCcttgaagacgaagagccAGAAATGGTACCCGTCGAAACTCAAGAAGCCCCCACGCGAATCAGCAAATTCCGGGCCGCCCGGATGAGCTAG
- the TFB3 gene encoding TFIIH/NER complex subunit TFB3 (BUSCO:EOG092649XV;~COG:K;~EggNog:ENOG410PJHJ;~InterPro:IPR001841,IPR004575,IPR017907,IPR015877, IPR013083;~PFAM:PF06391,PF17121;~go_component: GO:0005675 - transcription factor TFIIH holo complex [Evidence IEA];~go_function: GO:0061575 - cyclin-dependent protein serine/threonine kinase activator activity [Evidence IEA];~go_process: GO:0006289 - nucleotide-excision repair [Evidence IEA];~go_process: GO:0045737 - positive regulation of cyclin-dependent protein serine/threonine kinase activity [Evidence IEA]) — protein MPPSREALVNRGDEDEVCPVCKSSRYLNPDMRFLINPECYHKMCESCVDRIFSSGPANCPVAGCHKTLRKNRFRKQTFEDINVEREVDIRRRVMTVLNRREEEFDSKLDWDNFLEQREEIIFNLVNKIDVAKTESDLQSYASENMRSIRANQALEAKEVTSFQERQSQEQELARLRRQAAKEEYENERKELLAGREEVLSRLASGRGADAASIAREGQKVLLKKSSARRSEEERIRQKQAALRGTDSKKPGATGAATSEEGGSGLIKGLKKIKTPEPERPYDPFGGMVPNQRDYYTLRDYYPSPHLDSIRQDTRVLAGGYNLQEYYSRTMLEAVAGLGCFIDEEISQREANSFNAMKPVGT, from the exons ATGCCCCCTTCTCGCGAGGCTTTGGTTAACCGCGGGGATGAAGACG AGGTCTGCCCCGTCTGCAAATCCTCGCGGTACTTGAACCCGGACATGCGATTCCTTATCAACCCAGAATGCTACCACAAAATGTGCGAATCTTGCGTGGACAGGATATTCTCTTCAGGGCCCGCGAACTGCCCCGTAGCGGGGTGTCACAAGACACTGAGAAAGAACCGATTTCGCAAGCAGACATTCGAGGATATAAACGTTGAGAGGGAGGTGGATATACGGCGCAGAGTTATGACAGT CCTCAaccgccgagaagaagagttCGATTCCAAGCTAGACTGGGATAACTTCTTGGAGCAGCGGGAGGAAATCATATTCAATCTTGTCAACAAAATCGATGTCGCGAAAACCGAATCCGACCTGCAGAGCTATGCGTCGGAGAACATGCGCTCCATTCGTGCGAACCAAGCCCTCGAAGCGAAGGAAGTCACCTCTTTCCAGGAACGCCAAAGCCAAGAGCAAGAGCTGGCACGTCTACGGCGGCAAGCTGCTAAGGAAGAGTACGAAAACGAGCGAAAGGAGTTGTTGGCTGGTCGAGAGGAAGTTCTCAGCCGCCTTGCGAGTGGGCGAGGGGCAGACGCTGCTTCAATCGCGCGAGAGGGCCAGAAGGTCTTGCTCAAGAAATCTTCAGCTCGACGCAGCGAAGAGGAAAGAATCAGACAGAAACAGGCTGCACTGCGTGGGACAGATTCCAAAAAGCCTGGCGCCACTGGTGCTGCGACAAGCGAAGAAGGTGGTTCGGGCTTGATTAAGGGTCTCAAGAAGATCAAAACTCCAGAGCCGGAGAGGCCCTACGATCCTTTTGGCGGGATGGTTCCCAACCAGCGAGACTATTATACCCTACGCGACTATTATCCGTCCCCCCATCTTGATTCTATTCGACAAGATACTCGAGTGCTTGCAGGGGGCTACAACCTTCAGGAATACTATTCACGAACCATGCTCGAGGCTGTTGCAGGCTTAGGATGTTTCATCGATGAAGAAATTTCGCAGCGAGAGGCGAACTCCTTTAATGCGATGAAACCTGTCGGTACATAG
- a CDS encoding uncharacterized protein (COG:S;~EggNog:ENOG410PR6M), with translation MSLFRNGGRTATVQLRGFSSSSSLRVGPESPNFIEVPRTVQPDLPSKPRVKGTLPVPREIFPRRRVDKPNQQYIAAAAPPPTNQEKINPDEPHAEYRERKREMADMRRQNLKEGLLELHKRKKWTDKKMEERSRQRQIQRERVLRQNERDDERYTRPSIVQDMLPKRTPVLPDPGREQRLAESRLRVENKKHQEELERQDSLHTLYMNAREFITTEAQLAAELEKVFPEGENEAWRSDYKYGENIWNLGFPRNLGTRPDVPKRESERWDVIQGRVKKLGEQITGGKI, from the coding sequence ATGTCGCTTTTCCGCAACGGCGGCCGGACTGCCACCGTGCAGCTCCGTGgtttctcctcatcctcaagtCTCCGTGTCGGACCTGAATCACCCAACTTCATTGAAGTCCCCAGGACAGTTCAACCAGATCTCCCTTCAAAACCCCGCGTCAAAGGTACATTACCGGTACCGCGTGAAATCTTCCCCCGTCGACGAGTGGACAAGCCCAACCAACAGTACATTGCCGCCGCTGCACCCCCCCCTACCAACCAAGAAAAGATCAATCCCGATGAGCCCCATGCCGAATACAGAGAACGGAAACGGGAAATGGCCGACATGAGAAGACAGAACCTAAAGGAGGGTCTGCTGGAGCTGCACAAGCGGAAGAAATGGACGGATAAAAAAATGGAGGAGCGAAGTCGCCAGCGACAAATCCAACGAGAGCGCGTCCTCCGCCAGAATGAACGAGACGATGAGCGCTACACTCGGCCCTCCATTGTACAGGATATGCTACCAAAGCGCACCCCTGTGTTGCCCGATCCCGGAAGAGAACAGCGGCTCGCCGAATCACGGCTCCGAGTGGAAAACAAGAAAcaccaggaggagctggagcgcCAGGACTCGCTACACACTCTTTATATGAATGCTCGCGAATTCATTACCACCGAGGCCCAGCTAGCCGCCGAGCTCGAAAAGGTCTTCCCTGAAGGGGAGAATGAAGCTTGGCGTAGCGATTATAAGTATGGCGAAAATATTTGGAACCTGGGATTCCCCCGAAACTTAGGAACTCGCCCCGATGTCCCGAAACGCGAGTCCGAGCGCTGGGATGTTATCCAAGGCAGAGTCAAGAAGTTGGGAGAGCAGATTACGGGTGGAAAGATCTGA
- the NOG2 gene encoding putative GTPase NOG2 (COG:S;~EggNog:ENOG410PFCP;~InterPro:IPR024929,IPR012971,IPR030378,IPR027417, IPR006073,IPR023179;~PFAM:PF08153;~go_component: GO:0005730 - nucleolus [Evidence IEA];~go_function: GO:0005525 - GTP binding [Evidence IEA]), with protein MGSGKKEATRRNRQGKVGDGMANVRVKGENFYRDAKKVKRLNMLKDGKPQRDSEGNITQAASYQSRDAPVARIEPNRKWFGNTRVISQEALSSFREAVAERASDPYQVLLKTNKLPMSLIKENQTVNGLKQHEAKMAIETSPYSDTFGPKAQRKRVKLGVSSLEDLAGETMKMQDSYVEKTDQGRHEDGTPIVSGDDVATDLQLGTMPTSREAVFLKGQSKRIWNELYKVIDSSDVVIHVIDARDPEGTRCRGIEKYIREEAPHKHLIFVLNKCDLVPTGVAAAWVRHLSKDYPTLAFHASINNSFGKGSLIQLLRQFSSLHSDRKQISVGFIGYPNSGKSSIINTLRKKKVCTVAPIPGETKVWQYITLMKRIYLIDCPGVVPPSQTDTPEDILLRGVVRVENVENPEQYIPAILKRVQSKHLERTYGLKDPHDPVEFLSILAKKGGRLLRGGEPDLDGVAKMVINDFLRGKIPWFTPPPYTSGEEGEKIEGREGRLGEMGRKRKIDEASGDDQKASGEATSGAEEEFEGFDDEDEDSDNDSIANLEVSDEESGEE; from the exons ATGGGTTCCGGGAAGAAGGAAGCCACGCGCCGAAACCGCCAGGGGAaggttggcgatggcatGGCCAATGTGAGGGTGAAGGGTGAAAATTTCTACAG AGATgcgaagaaggtcaagaGGTTGAACATGCTTAAGGATGGTAAACCTCAACGTGACTCCGAGGGAAACATCACCCAGGCTGCCTCGTACCAATCTCGCGATGCCCCCGTCGCTCGGATAGAACCAAACCGTAAATGGTTCGGGAACACTCGAGTCATCTCGCAGGAAGCTTTGTCTTCGTTCCGTGAGGCCGTCGCCGAACGTGCTTCGGATCCGTATCAGGTTCTCCTCAAAACCAACAAGCTTCCAATGAGTTTGATCAAAGAAAACCAGACCGTCAATGGGCTGAAACAGCATGAGGCTAAGATGGCGATCGAAACGTCACCGTATAGCGACACATTCGGGCCCAAAGCTCAAAGAAAACGGGTCAAACTTGGTGTCTCGTCTCTCGAAGACTTGGCTGgcgagacgatgaagatgcaaGATAGCTACGTTGAAAAGACGGATCAAGGCCGCCACGAGGATGGCACTCCGATAGTTTCTGGCGATGATGTGGCGACAGACCTCCAGCTCGGCACGATGCCGACGTCTCGTGAAGCGGTCTTCCTGAAGGGACAGAGTAAGAGAATCTGGAACGAGCTGTACAAGGTCATCGATTCCTCAGATGTTGTCATCCATGTGATTGATGCTCGCGACCCTGAGGGAACACGCTGCAGAGGTATTGAGAAATACATCCGCGAGGAGGCGCCTCACAAGCACTTGATCTTTGTCCTCAACAAGTGTGATCTTGTACCTACCGGTGTAGCG GCCGCTTGGGTACGCCATCTATCGAAGGACTATCCCACTTTAGCTTTCCATGCTTCGATCAACAACTCGTTCGGCAAAGGATCTCTGATTCAACTCTTGAGGCAATTCTCATCGCTTCACTCCGACCGAAAGCAGATCTCGGTTGGTTTCATCGGCTACCCTAACTCAGGAAAGTCATCGATTATCAACACGCTACGTAAGAAAAAGGTGTGCACAGTTGCTCCTATCCCTGGAGAAACCAAGGTTTGGCAGTACATTACCTTGATGAAGAGAATCTACCTCATCGACTGTCCTGGTGTTGTTCCTCCAAGCCAGACGGATACTCCAGAAGATATCCTTCTCAGAGGTGTCGTGCGAGTGGAAAACGTCGAGAACCCCGAGCAGTATATTCCTGCTATTCTCAAGCGTGTCCAATCTAAGCATCTTGAACGCACTTACGGCCTCAAAGACCCGCACGATCCTGTTGAATTTCTCAGCATTCTTGCAAAGAAGGGTGGCAGACTTCTTCGTGGAGGCGAGCCCGATCTTGACGGCGTTGCCAAGATGGTTATCAACGATTTCCTCAGAGGAAAGATCCCTTGGTTTACCCCGCCTCCGTATACATCcggtgaagagggcgagaaaATTGAGGGCCGTGAAGGCAGGCTTGGAGAGATGGGTCGAAAACGCAAGATCGACGAAGCCTCTGGCGATGACCAAAAGGCTTCGGGTGAAGCAACTTCcggcgctgaagaagagttCGAAGGgtttgatgatgaagacgaagatagCGATAATGACTCCATCGCAAATCTCGAAGTCAGTGACGAGGAAAGCGGGGAGGAGTGA